One genomic region from Thermosipho affectus encodes:
- the hutH gene encoding histidine ammonia-lyase codes for MIYINGNSLTVEDVHKVSRKYEQVLLDDKAKKNVELSRKKVEEILEKNKPVYGVNTGFGALVNVRISKEELEDLQKNIVLSHSAGIGEPLNYDIVRAMMLLRANSLAKGFSGVRVSVIEKLVEFLNKDVVPYVPEKGSVGASGDLAPLSHISMALIGEGYVLKNGKKVETREILKEKNITPLTLKEKEGLSLLNGTQFMTAILSLVVRDMFRLIEIATLIAAASTDVLLGTPVAFDDRLQRVRNHKGQIYIAELLRKYLNKSKLRESHIKCSNVQDAYTLRAIPQVYGAVYDTLEFAKKVAENEINAATDNPLIFDEEIISGGNFHGEPVALVCDYLSIALTDLGNMIERRIDRLVNPLVNRGLPAFLASGKEGLNSGYMIWQYAAAAICNENKVLSHPASCDTIPTSAYQEDHVSMGATSARKLRKIYTNVVDLISIETMLVRVALEFRRPLKSSKMIEDFLSNINIEMNGDRYFGEDFENVREYILSEVVK; via the coding sequence TTGATATATATTAACGGAAATAGCTTAACCGTTGAGGATGTTCATAAAGTATCGAGAAAATATGAACAAGTTTTGCTTGATGATAAGGCCAAAAAAAATGTTGAACTTTCTAGAAAAAAAGTTGAAGAAATTTTAGAAAAAAACAAACCAGTTTACGGTGTGAATACAGGTTTTGGTGCATTGGTTAATGTAAGAATTTCAAAAGAAGAATTAGAGGATTTACAAAAAAATATTGTGTTATCTCATTCAGCAGGTATCGGTGAGCCACTGAACTATGATATCGTTCGTGCGATGATGTTGTTGAGGGCTAATTCATTAGCAAAAGGTTTTTCAGGGGTAAGAGTGTCGGTAATAGAAAAATTAGTAGAGTTTTTGAATAAAGATGTTGTACCATATGTGCCGGAGAAGGGGAGTGTTGGTGCAAGTGGTGATTTGGCACCATTATCACATATTTCAATGGCACTAATTGGTGAAGGATATGTTTTAAAGAATGGCAAGAAAGTTGAAACAAGAGAAATATTGAAAGAAAAAAATATAACACCATTGACTTTAAAAGAAAAAGAAGGCTTAAGTTTATTAAATGGCACGCAATTTATGACAGCGATACTTTCACTTGTTGTCAGAGATATGTTTAGATTAATAGAAATTGCAACTTTAATTGCAGCAGCATCAACAGATGTTTTACTTGGGACACCAGTCGCATTTGATGATAGATTGCAAAGAGTAAGAAATCATAAAGGCCAAATTTATATTGCCGAATTACTGAGAAAATATCTTAATAAGAGTAAATTAAGAGAATCACACATCAAATGTTCTAATGTCCAAGATGCATACACACTTAGAGCTATTCCTCAGGTTTATGGTGCAGTGTATGATACTCTTGAATTTGCCAAAAAAGTTGCTGAAAATGAAATTAATGCGGCAACGGATAATCCGTTAATATTTGATGAGGAAATAATTAGTGGTGGAAATTTCCATGGTGAACCAGTTGCATTAGTTTGTGATTATTTATCTATAGCGTTAACTGATTTAGGTAATATGATCGAAAGAAGAATTGATAGATTGGTAAACCCACTAGTTAATAGGGGATTACCTGCATTTCTTGCATCTGGAAAAGAGGGACTTAACTCTGGTTATATGATTTGGCAATATGCGGCTGCTGCAATATGTAATGAAAATAAAGTTTTATCTCATCCTGCATCATGTGATACGATTCCAACATCTGCATACCAAGAAGATCATGTAAGTATGGGAGCAACTTCTGCAAGGAAGTTAAGAAAAATTTATACAAATGTAGTAGATTTAATATCAATTGAGACAATGTTAGTTAGGGTTGCTTTGGAATTTAGGCGTCCATTAAAGTCCTCTAAAATGATTGAAGATTTTCTTTCAAATATTAATATCGAAATGAATGGTGATAGATATTTTGGAGAAGATTTTGAAAATGTAAGAGAATACATACTTTCGGAGGTGGTTAAATGA
- a CDS encoding cob(I)yrinic acid a,c-diamide adenosyltransferase — protein sequence MISTKMGDDGKTFLANGERVDKDNIRVEAYGTIDELVSFLGLAKIGLDVNEKTIIEEIQKDLFRIATELAKGEKFIELIDKRDVDRVTKYVENYEKKLNISSFVIPGAKKESALLDVCRTIARRGERYIVRLSKVENVRLQLLAYINRISDLLYVIARYLENDEINKISVSDL from the coding sequence ATGATAAGTACAAAAATGGGTGATGATGGAAAGACATTTTTGGCAAATGGTGAGAGAGTAGACAAAGATAATATCAGAGTAGAAGCATATGGAACGATAGATGAGCTGGTATCATTTCTTGGATTGGCAAAAATTGGTTTGGATGTGAATGAAAAAACTATAATTGAAGAAATTCAAAAGGATTTGTTTAGAATAGCTACTGAATTAGCAAAAGGTGAAAAATTTATTGAGCTTATTGACAAAAGAGATGTTGATAGAGTAACAAAATATGTAGAAAATTACGAAAAGAAATTAAATATAAGCTCTTTTGTAATACCGGGTGCTAAAAAGGAAAGTGCATTACTTGATGTTTGTAGAACAATTGCAAGAAGAGGCGAAAGATACATTGTTAGACTGTCAAAAGTCGAAAATGTAAGATTACAGTTATTGGCGTATATTAATAGGATTTCAGATTTACTTTATGTTATTGCAAGATATTTAGAAAATGATGAAATAAATAAGATATCTGTATCTGATTTATAA
- a CDS encoding GNAT family N-acetyltransferase produces the protein MNFDFVFKEIFFNEINKLYEFRKSVLSETKFLVTSLEELMDFKSFKKYVEFYIENELRKIFIAKLENKIIGEIDIMIHERKRMRHVAEYGISVLREFRGMGIGKKLIQIAEEWVFKNGVKRIQLEVIESNLIAINLYIKLGYKIEGRKKKAVNLDGNYVDLLIMAKVKE, from the coding sequence TTGAATTTTGATTTTGTTTTTAAGGAAATTTTTTTTAATGAAATTAATAAGTTATATGAATTTAGAAAAAGTGTTTTAAGCGAAACAAAATTTTTAGTAACTTCTCTAGAAGAATTGATGGATTTTAAATCTTTTAAGAAATATGTAGAATTCTACATTGAAAATGAGTTAAGAAAGATTTTTATCGCTAAGTTAGAAAACAAAATTATAGGTGAAATTGATATAATGATTCATGAAAGAAAACGTATGAGACATGTTGCTGAATATGGAATATCTGTTTTACGGGAATTTAGAGGAATGGGTATTGGTAAAAAGCTTATTCAGATTGCAGAAGAGTGGGTTTTTAAGAATGGAGTAAAAAGAATTCAATTGGAAGTAATTGAGAGTAATTTAATTGCAATTAATCTTTATATTAAACTTGGATATAAAATCGAAGGTAGAAAGAAAAAAGCTGTGAATTTAGATGGAAATTATGTTGATCTTTTAATAATGGCAAAAGTAAAGGAATGA
- a CDS encoding metallophosphoesterase family protein: MLKKMVFLFIFVPMFLFSNVFYYLYEENDMCKLCDGEFFPNTTNLVAVYGDSRFGNKVHIKIVELISSYNPTVVVHLGDMVNRGDRKEEWNTFFKITKNLRKNSYFQLVKGNHENPDVYYKKYFGLYNYYADFKKYRLIFLDPYTKGYLEFLENYGNERSIVFLHYPIYTVGPHWKDRLDLSKLDKIVADKGIKIVISGHEHNYQHFYVNNTHYIITGGAGASLYGKVIDNEYLVSFYKEYHFVLLELNDDLNIKVIDLNNKILEEFNVEF; this comes from the coding sequence ATGTTAAAGAAGATGGTATTTTTATTTATTTTTGTTCCAATGTTTTTATTCTCTAATGTTTTTTATTATTTGTATGAAGAAAATGATATGTGTAAGTTGTGTGATGGAGAGTTTTTTCCTAACACAACAAATTTGGTAGCTGTATACGGTGATTCACGTTTTGGAAATAAAGTTCATATAAAAATTGTAGAGTTGATTTCTTCTTATAATCCAACTGTCGTAGTTCATTTGGGGGATATGGTAAATAGAGGAGATAGGAAAGAGGAGTGGAATACTTTTTTTAAAATAACAAAAAACTTGAGAAAAAATTCTTATTTCCAATTAGTAAAAGGCAATCACGAGAATCCTGATGTTTATTATAAAAAGTATTTTGGATTGTACAATTATTATGCAGATTTTAAGAAATATAGACTTATTTTTTTGGATCCGTATACGAAAGGTTATTTAGAATTTTTAGAAAATTATGGAAATGAGAGAAGCATAGTCTTTTTGCATTATCCAATTTATACAGTTGGACCACATTGGAAAGATAGATTGGATTTGTCAAAATTAGATAAAATTGTTGCTGATAAAGGTATTAAAATTGTTATTTCTGGGCATGAGCATAATTATCAACATTTTTATGTTAATAATACTCATTATATTATTACCGGAGGTGCTGGTGCATCACTTTATGGGAAAGTGATTGATAATGAATATCTTGTATCGTTTTATAAAGAATATCATTTCGTTTTGTTGGAACTTAATGATGATTTAAATATAAAGGTTATAGATCTCAATAACAAAATATTGGAGGAGTTTAACGTTGAATTTTGA
- a CDS encoding DUF4911 domain-containing protein, whose amino-acid sequence MEIDILLNIDKNDVHYLSYILEAQDNMVNIRKYEGGILRIVTTDYFKEDILKMLDSLKMDIDFDIVEIRKNSGSAD is encoded by the coding sequence ATGGAGATTGATATTTTATTGAATATTGATAAGAATGATGTACATTATTTGAGTTACATTTTAGAAGCGCAAGATAATATGGTTAATATAAGAAAATACGAAGGTGGAATTTTAAGGATTGTTACAACCGATTATTTTAAAGAGGACATTTTAAAAATGTTAGATAGTTTAAAAATGGATATAGATTTTGATATTGTTGAAATTAGAAAAAATTCTGGAAGTGCAGATTAA
- a CDS encoding metal-dependent transcriptional regulator, whose translation MSSHRNLTKAERKYLLIVYLTLNSMGWTRLKKVSDYAGVKMPSAKQTLNSLAKKGLIYYEKRGAITLTEEGKNIALKENKNIQAFRRFLIEFLKIEPLKAQEACFKIYFDLGDEVAEKFVLFAKFMNECPQEKPLFLKHFDEFLKNNKIISKCPFMTKKEDKYGD comes from the coding sequence TTGTCAAGTCACCGTAATTTAACTAAAGCAGAAAGAAAATATCTTTTGATTGTATATCTTACTTTAAACTCAATGGGCTGGACAAGATTAAAGAAAGTATCGGATTATGCAGGAGTTAAAATGCCTTCTGCGAAGCAGACTTTAAATTCATTGGCAAAAAAAGGTTTGATTTATTATGAAAAAAGAGGAGCTATAACTTTAACTGAGGAAGGCAAAAACATAGCTTTGAAGGAAAATAAAAACATTCAAGCATTTAGAAGATTTTTGATAGAATTCTTGAAAATAGAACCTTTAAAAGCACAAGAAGCATGTTTTAAGATATATTTTGATTTGGGGGATGAAGTCGCTGAAAAGTTTGTTTTATTTGCAAAGTTTATGAATGAGTGCCCGCAGGAAAAGCCATTGTTTTTAAAGCATTTTGATGAGTTTTTAAAGAATAATAAGATAATAAGTAAATGTCCATTTATGACTAAAAAGGAGGATAAATATGGAGATTGA